A single region of the Eremothecium gossypii ATCC 10895 chromosome V, complete sequence genome encodes:
- the CTF8 gene encoding Ctf8p (Syntenic homolog of Saccharomyces cerevisiae YHR191C (CTF8)) gives MPSVTISVNKLASVTEGSGKPLTVTTELGSTIIEIQGDLQIPSQRPQEAGTDPEHRFVEHEGRDILRFGEVSYDMETKKACMYVGRKQRLLGTVVKLDPPLGILRFRAETSSVELEDVIRYKLLFKDRPLPII, from the coding sequence ATGCCATCAGTTACTATATCAGTTAATAAACTAGCTTCTGTCACGGAGGGGAGCGGCAAGCCTCTGACGGTGACGACAGAGCTCGGGAGCACCATAATAGAGATACAGGGCGATCTCCAGATTCCGTCACAGCGGCCTCAAGAGGCTGGCACAGACCCCGAGCATCGGTTCGTCGAACACGAAGGGCGCGATATTTTGCGCTTCGGCGAGGTGTCCTACGACATGGAAACCAAAAAGGCATGTATGTACGTCGGGCGGAAGCAGCGATTACTTGGAACAGTAGTGAAATTAGACCCGCCCCTCGGTATTCTGCGCTTTCGGGCCGAGACCTCGAGCGTGGAGCTGGAAGATGTGATACGATACAAGCTATTGTTCAAGGATAGGCCACTACCGATTATCTAG
- the MNS1 gene encoding mannosyl-oligosaccharide 1,2-alpha-mannosidase (Syntenic homolog of Saccharomyces cerevisiae YJR131W (MNS1)), translated as MTKIGMRRIVKWISCLATVYFAYSYMQRHRFTTATDDTGGTEAQYAVEKVFLESWQDYVAHAWGYDVFNAASGQGQNFGEKPLGWMIVDALDTMMLMQAHTKDVRHRLRLRREVARCEAWIRDELDYDMNTEVSVFETTIRMLGGLLSAHHLAETLGVGTPAVYAAKAEELGARLVPAFLASPVGIPYSSVNLRTGEAVKSMGIGEASLAEFTTLQLEFKQLAYVTGNATYWKLAEAVYKPFFRENDYPAAYDGIAPVGVLPDTGKFFTPAFKIGARGDSYYEYLLKQYLQTREPLYWKLYQTTMTGMAKHMIARSVPDDYLYIGERYGTLSGPFMPQMDHLVCFIGGLYAMAATEGVPLAKAEQQPWFDGDRALYWQIAEDVTYTCYRTYHETPTGLAAEISFFSVREDEAHDSWWESPSRNFFIKPTDVQNLQRPETVESIMYMWHLSGDSKYRQWNWEIFEAFRKNTAYYRPDGSLTYTSINSVVAEGQTTPRDNMESFWLAETLKYVYLTFVDDFDLSKVVFNTEAHPLPVLDPEELARRGLVTGWDL; from the coding sequence ATGACCAAGATTGGGATGAGGCGAATTGTTAAATGGATTTCATGCCTTGCAACGGTATATTTTGCGTACTCGTACATGCAGCGACATAGGTTCACGACTGCGACGGACGACACTGGCGGCACGGAGGCACAATACGCCGTGGAGAAGGTGTTTCTGGAATCCTGGCAGGACTACGTGGCGCATGCGTGGGGGTACGATGTGTTCAACGCGGCGTCCGGGCAGGGGCAAAACTTTGGCGAGAAGCCGCTGGGGTGGATGATCGTGGATGCGCTCGACACGATGATGCTGATGCAGGCGCACACGAAGGACGTGCGGCAccggctgcggctgcggaGGGAGGTGGCGCGGTGCGAGGCGTGGATCCGGGACGAGCTGGATTACGACATGAACACGGAGGTGAGTGTGTTCGAGACCACGATCCGTATGCTGGGCGGGCTGCTGTCGGCGCATCACCTGGCGGAGACGCTGGGGGTGGGGACGCCGGCGGTGTACGCGGCGAaggcggaggagctgggCGCGCGGCTGGTGCCTGCGTTTCTGGCGTCGCCGGTGGGGATCCCGTACTCGAGCGTGAACCTGCGCACGGGCGAGGCGGTGAAGAGCATGGGGATTGGCGAGGCGTCGCTGGCGGAGTTCACGACGCTGCAGCTCGAGTTCAAGCAGCTGGCGTATGTGACAGGCAACGCGACGTACTGGAAGCTAGCGGAGGCGGTTTACAAGCCGTTTTTCCGGGAGAACGACTATCCTGCGGCGTACGACGGCATCGCGCCAGTCGGCGTGCTACCGGATACGGGGAAGTTCTTCACGCCTGCGTTCAAGAtcggcgcgcgcggggACTCGTACTACGAGTACCTGCTGAAGCAGTACCTGCAGACACGCGAGCCGCTGTACTGGAAGCTGTACCAGACCACGATGACTGGCATGGCGAAGCACATGATCGCGCGCAGCGTTCCGGACGACTATCTATACATTGGCGAGCGCTACGGAACGCTGAGCGGCCCGTTCATGCCGCAGATGGACCATCTGGTGTGCTTCATCGGCGGGCTCTACGCGATGGCCGCCACGGAGGGCGTGCCCCTGGCCAAGGCGGAGCAGCAGCCGTGGTTTGACGGCGATCGCGCGTTGTATTGGCAAATTGCCGAGGATGTGACGTATACGTGCTACAGGACCTACCACGAGACGCCTACCGGGCTGGCGGCCGAGATCTCGTTCTTCAGTGTGCGCGAGGATGAGGCCCACGACAGCTGGTGGGAGAGCCCCTCCCGCAATTTCTTCATCAAACCGACGGACGTCCAGAACCTGCAGCGGCCCGAGACCGTAGAGTCCATCATGTACATGTGGCACCTGTCGGGCGACAGCAAGTACCGTCAGTGGAACTGGGAGATTTTCGAGGCGTTCCGCAAAAACACTGCGTACTACCGCCCGGACGGCTCGCTCACGTATACCAGCATCAATAGCGTTGTCGCGGAGGGGCAAACAACGCCGCGCGACAACATGGAGAGTTTCTGGCTCGCAGAAACCCTCAAGTACGTTTACCTGACGTTTGTCGATGACTTCGACCTCTCAAAGGTCGTATTTAACACCGAAGCACATCCCCTCCCAGTGCTGGACCCAGAAGAGCTCGCCAGACGCGGTCTGGTGACCGGCTGGGATCTGTAA
- a CDS encoding AER164Cp (Syntenic homolog of Saccharomyces cerevisiae YJR130C (STR2) and YML082W) → MIAREIGEPIPPNTRHAISVSLPTWDATVGYEEGREEVVKRMETGYPRFYLHKQIQRLATVLEEKYAKEGEACLILPSYAVAKRCREFMQVQATARGRAPRVRILQLATAKPQGVAERAWRRESRIAVVFFPREEYGAAKRYWQHTGEVVSSRQAEYVLHELFELERAQRRRGVQEETDEVIRDEEDFIEQRYGRNLDFSYADRAKELIRRRIAKHLVDVPEEAASAGPGSAVEFVAVDRAREDTAASEDAAVQAELIEPVGPGGAEEARAAVRDAGSAVDPEKDVFLFPSGMAAIFCAHRLLLQLDAVRVNRTRQDDASPSGYASPHSPNGALVGYGPPYKKTVMFGFPYTDTLSILRVFNHTHFLGSGDHKAMAQLEDILHSGEPILAVFIETPSNPLLKMGDLQALRRLADIYGFYLVVDDTLGGFVNIDVLPHADLVCSSLTKIFSGDSNVMAGSLVVNPASRLYDFAQGFFHNGSYEDLLWCEDAIYLERNSRDCASRSLRVNKNTELLLEKVLLPHQGSLFKKIFYPTLTSEETKRNYDAVRCKPDGGYGGLFSLTFHEENRAKVFFDTLELCKGPSLGTNFTLACPYTVLAHYAEMDVVAEYGLERSLVRVSVGLEDFDHLRKVFQRAIDKALATRTA, encoded by the coding sequence ATGATAGCGAGGGAAATAGGCGAACCAATTCCGCCCAACACGCGACATGCCATCTCCGTGAGCCTGCCGACATGGGACGCTACCGTCGGGTACGAGGAGGGCCGGGAGGAGGTGGTGAAGCGGATGGAGACAGGATACCCGCGGTTCTATCTGCACAAGCAGATACAGCGGCTGGCGACGGTGCTGGAGGAGAAGTACGCGAAGGAGGGCGAGGCGTGCCTGATTCTGCCGTCGTATGCGGTTGCGAAGCGGTGCCGAGAGTTCATGCAGGTGCAGGCgacggcgcgcgggcgggcgccgcgggtgcggatcctgcagctggcgaCGGCGAAGCCGCAGGGCGTGGCGGAGCGGGCGTGGCGGCGTGAGAGCCGGATTGCGGTGGTGTTCTTCCCGCGGGAGGAGTACGGGGCCGCGAAGCGGTACTGGCAGCACACGGGGGAGGTGGTGTCGAGCCGACAGGCGGAGTACGTGCTGCACGAGCTGTTTGAGCTGGAGCGGGcccagcggcggcgcggcgtGCAGGAGGAGACGGACGAGGTGATCCGGGACGAGGAGGACTTTATCGAGCAGCGCTACGGCAGGAACCTGGACTTCTCGTACGCGGACCGGGCGAAGGAGCTGATCCGGCGGCGGATCGCGAAGCACCTGGTGGATGTGCCGGAGGAGGCGGCGTCCGCGGGGCCGGGGTCTGCGGTGGAGTTTGTGGCGGTGGaccgcgcgcgcgaggACACGGCGGCTAGCGAGGACGCGGCGGTGCAGGCGGAGCTGATCGAGCCGGTGGGGCcgggcggcgcggaggaggcgcgcgcggcggtgcgcgacgcgggcagcgcggtGGACCCCGAGAAGGACGTGTTTCTGTTCCCGAGCGGCATGGCGGCCATCTTCTGCGCGCAccgcctgctcctgcagctggacgCGGTACGAGTGAACCGCACACGGCAGGACGACGCATCGCCGAGCGGCTACGCGTCGCCACACTCGCCCAACGGCGCGCTGGTGGGGTACGGCCCGCCATACAAGAAGACAGTCATGTTTGGCTTTCCGTATACCGACACATTGAGCATCCTGCGGGTCTTCAACCACACGCACTTTCTGGGCTCCGGCGACCACAAGGCGAtggcgcagctggaggACATACTGCACAGCGGCGAGCCGATTCTGGCGGTGTTCATCGAGACGCCGTCGAACCCGCTGCTAAAGATGGGCGacctgcaggcgctgcggcggctggcggaCATATACGGGTTCTACCTCGTGGTGGACGACACCCTCGGCGGCTTCGTCAACATCGACGTGCTGCCGCACGCGGATCTTGTGTGCAGCTCGCTCACCAAGATCTTCAGCGGCGACTCGAACGTGATGGCCGGCTCACTGGTCGTCAATCCCGCTTCGCGGCTATACGACTTCGCGCAGGGCTTCTTCCACAACGGCAGCTACGAGGACCTACTCTGGTGCGAGGACGCCATCTACTTGGAGCGCAATTCCCGCGATTGCGCGAGCCGCAGTCTCCGGGTCAACAAGAACACAGAACTGCTGCTGGAAAAGGTGCTCCTGCCCCACCAGGGTAGCCTCTTCAAGAAGATCTTCTACCCGACCCTGACGTCGGAGGAGACAAAGCGCAACTACGACGCCGTGCGCTGCAAGCCGGACGGCGGCTACGGCGGCCTGTTCTCGCTGACCTTCCACGAGGAGAACCGCGCAAAGGTCTTCTTTGACACCCTGGAGCTGTGTAAGGGCCCGTCGCTCGGCACCAACTTCACCCTCGCATGCCCTTACACCGTGCTCGCCCACTACGCCGAGATGGACGTCGTCGCCGAGTACGGTCTCGAGCGCAGCCTGGTCCGCGTCTCGGTCGGCCTCGAGGACTTCGACCACCTGCGCAAGGTCTTCCAGCGCGCCATCGATAAGGCTCTCGCCACGCGCACTGCCTAG